The following proteins come from a genomic window of Acidimicrobiales bacterium:
- a CDS encoding pyridoxal phosphate-dependent aminotransferase, giving the protein MMVPPNPHLVARMQGHRLSIFAEMSMLAAETGAINLGQGFPDTDGPTEVLDAAVAAIRAGHNQYPPDRGIPELRRAVAEHQDRFYGQEVDPDDVMVSTGASEAIGAAIMALVSEGQEVVVFEPYFDLYAAVIALAGGVRRAVTLRAPDYSFDEAQLAAAIGPETRLILLNTPHNPTGKVFSLEELGVIARLAVQHDLLVVTDEVYEHMTYDGTQHVPIATLPGMAERTVTISSGGKSFGLTGWKVGWAHGPTDLVGAVHTVKQHLSFTSGAPFQRAMVTALNLGDDYFEGLAADLCAKRDLVAVGLTAAGLEVYDAPGTYYLTADVRRLGYDDGMDFCRELPGRCGVVAVPNRVFYDDEEAGRSIVRFAYPKRFEVLHEAMDRLARLAA; this is encoded by the coding sequence ATGATGGTTCCTCCCAATCCGCACCTGGTTGCCCGGATGCAGGGCCACCGCCTGTCGATCTTCGCTGAGATGTCGATGCTGGCCGCCGAGACGGGGGCTATCAACCTCGGGCAGGGCTTCCCGGACACCGACGGTCCGACCGAGGTGCTCGACGCCGCGGTGGCAGCCATCAGGGCCGGGCACAACCAGTACCCGCCGGACCGCGGCATCCCTGAACTGCGTCGGGCCGTGGCCGAACACCAGGACCGGTTCTACGGCCAGGAGGTGGACCCGGACGACGTGATGGTGTCGACGGGGGCCTCGGAGGCCATCGGCGCGGCGATCATGGCGCTGGTGTCCGAGGGCCAGGAGGTGGTGGTCTTCGAGCCCTACTTCGACCTGTACGCCGCGGTCATAGCCCTGGCCGGCGGAGTACGACGGGCCGTCACCCTCCGGGCGCCCGACTACTCCTTCGACGAGGCCCAGCTGGCTGCGGCCATCGGCCCGGAGACCCGGCTCATTCTGCTCAACACGCCACACAACCCGACGGGCAAGGTCTTCTCCCTGGAGGAGTTGGGGGTGATAGCCCGGTTGGCCGTCCAGCACGACCTGCTGGTCGTGACCGACGAGGTCTATGAGCACATGACCTACGACGGTACGCAGCACGTTCCCATCGCCACCCTGCCCGGGATGGCGGAGCGCACGGTGACGATCTCGTCCGGCGGCAAGTCGTTCGGCCTGACCGGGTGGAAGGTGGGCTGGGCCCACGGCCCGACCGACCTGGTCGGAGCCGTCCACACCGTCAAGCAGCACCTGTCGTTCACCAGCGGTGCGCCGTTCCAGCGGGCAATGGTCACCGCGCTGAACCTGGGCGACGACTACTTCGAGGGCCTGGCTGCCGACCTGTGTGCCAAGCGGGACCTGGTAGCAGTCGGGCTGACCGCCGCGGGCCTCGAGGTGTACGACGCGCCGGGCACCTACTACCTGACCGCCGACGTCCGGCGTCTGGGCTACGACGACGGCATGGACTTCTGCCGGGAGCTTCCGGGTCGGTGTGGCGTGGTGGCCGTGCCCAACCGGGTCTTCTACGACGACGAGGAGGCCGGCCGGTCCATCGTCCGGTTCGCCTACCCCAAGCGCTTCGAGGTGCTCCACGAGGCCATGGACCGCCTGGCGCGTCTGGCAGCCTGA
- a CDS encoding xanthine dehydrogenase family protein molybdopterin-binding subunit, whose protein sequence is MSETIPARGIPGQSSTSILGNAVLRREDATLIRGQGEFVANQPFEDLLHAHFVRSTAAHGEILSIDVDDARSMPGVVAVHTAADLGLDDRPPAMGFYAAEAIRPFLARDRVRFVGEPVAVVVAETAYQAADAAESVWADIEPLTAVVSIHDSVAAETVLFEARDDNVMWQIPSAGAIDFSGCDVVVTEELWNSRVAAVSIEPRVVAASFADGKLTYWASSQGTHDFRDGTAKYLGMDPADVRVLVKDVGGGFGAKGMVSEEEVIVGQLARLIGRPVRWVESRTENLSAYVHGRAQAQTVTIGGTRDGRVTHYRLDVVQDCGAYPKWGAFLPEFTRQLASGVYDIANLEFSAVSVATNTAPTCAYRGAGRPEATAAIERAMDLFAAEVGMDVADVRRVNLVASEAFPYTTPTGTSMDSGDYEGSLDRALAAVDYAGLRAEQKRRREAGDPVQMGIGVATYVEITGFGGSEYGEVRLRSDGTVLASTGATPIGTGHHTTWAMIVADRLGVPLDSIEVFHGDTESIPSGSTTGGSRSVQIAGSAMADASEKLVDLARDTAADLLEAAPGDVVLDRERGAFHVAGTPAVARSWAEIATAADEELAGLSDHSQNGATFPFGTHIVVVELDTETGQATIDRVVAVDDSGRIMNPLLAAGQIHGGLAQGIAQGLLEEFRYDEDGNPQTTNLADYTAVSTMEVPSYERSFTETLTPRNPLGAKGIGESGSIGSTAAVQSAVIDALSPWGIRHLDMPMTPEKVWSAISTA, encoded by the coding sequence GTGAGCGAGACCATCCCGGCCAGGGGCATTCCCGGCCAGTCCAGCACCTCCATCCTGGGCAACGCCGTGCTGCGCCGTGAGGACGCCACGCTCATCCGAGGTCAGGGCGAGTTCGTAGCCAACCAGCCATTCGAGGACCTGCTCCACGCCCACTTCGTACGCTCGACGGCGGCCCACGGCGAGATCCTGTCCATCGACGTGGACGACGCTCGGTCCATGCCCGGCGTGGTGGCCGTCCACACGGCGGCCGACCTGGGCCTGGACGACCGTCCGCCGGCCATGGGCTTCTACGCCGCCGAGGCCATCCGGCCGTTCCTGGCCCGGGACCGGGTCCGGTTCGTGGGCGAGCCGGTGGCCGTGGTGGTGGCTGAGACCGCCTACCAGGCCGCCGATGCCGCCGAGTCCGTCTGGGCCGACATCGAGCCCTTGACCGCCGTGGTCTCGATCCACGACTCCGTGGCCGCCGAGACCGTGCTGTTCGAGGCCCGCGACGACAACGTCATGTGGCAGATCCCGTCGGCCGGCGCCATCGACTTCTCGGGCTGCGACGTCGTGGTCACCGAGGAACTCTGGAACTCGCGGGTAGCCGCGGTGTCGATCGAGCCACGGGTGGTCGCCGCGTCGTTCGCCGACGGGAAGCTCACCTATTGGGCCAGCTCGCAGGGCACGCACGACTTCCGGGACGGCACGGCCAAGTACCTGGGCATGGACCCGGCCGACGTTCGTGTGCTGGTGAAGGACGTCGGTGGAGGGTTCGGTGCCAAGGGCATGGTCTCCGAGGAGGAGGTCATCGTGGGCCAGTTGGCCCGGCTCATTGGCCGGCCGGTGCGATGGGTGGAGTCGCGTACGGAGAACCTCTCGGCCTACGTACACGGACGGGCCCAGGCGCAGACGGTGACGATCGGCGGCACCCGTGACGGTCGGGTCACCCACTACCGCCTCGACGTGGTCCAGGACTGCGGGGCCTACCCCAAGTGGGGGGCGTTCCTGCCCGAGTTCACCAGGCAGTTGGCCAGCGGCGTCTACGACATCGCCAACCTGGAGTTCTCGGCCGTGAGCGTGGCCACCAACACGGCACCCACGTGCGCCTACCGGGGGGCGGGCCGACCCGAGGCCACGGCGGCCATCGAGCGTGCCATGGACCTCTTCGCCGCTGAGGTTGGCATGGACGTCGCAGACGTCCGGCGGGTCAACCTGGTGGCCTCCGAGGCCTTCCCATACACCACGCCGACCGGTACCTCCATGGACAGCGGCGACTACGAGGGCTCGCTGGACCGGGCCCTGGCCGCCGTCGACTACGCAGGCCTGCGGGCTGAACAGAAGCGCCGCCGCGAGGCCGGGGACCCCGTCCAGATGGGAATCGGCGTGGCCACCTACGTGGAGATCACCGGCTTCGGCGGGAGCGAGTACGGCGAGGTCCGGCTCCGGAGCGACGGCACGGTGCTGGCGTCGACCGGTGCCACCCCCATCGGGACAGGGCACCACACCACCTGGGCGATGATCGTCGCCGACCGGTTGGGCGTGCCCCTGGATTCGATCGAGGTGTTCCACGGCGACACAGAGTCCATCCCGTCCGGGTCGACGACCGGGGGGTCCCGTTCCGTGCAGATCGCGGGATCGGCCATGGCCGACGCCTCGGAGAAGCTGGTGGATCTGGCTCGTGATACCGCCGCCGACCTGCTGGAGGCGGCACCCGGCGACGTTGTGCTGGACCGCGAGCGCGGCGCATTCCACGTGGCCGGTACGCCTGCGGTGGCCCGGTCGTGGGCGGAGATCGCCACGGCGGCGGACGAGGAGCTGGCCGGCCTGTCGGACCACTCCCAGAACGGCGCCACCTTCCCGTTCGGCACCCACATAGTGGTCGTGGAGTTGGACACCGAGACCGGGCAGGCCACCATCGACCGGGTGGTCGCCGTCGACGACTCTGGTCGGATCATGAACCCGCTCCTGGCCGCCGGACAGATCCACGGCGGGCTGGCCCAGGGCATCGCCCAGGGGCTGCTGGAGGAGTTCCGCTACGACGAGGACGGCAACCCGCAGACCACCAACCTGGCCGACTACACCGCCGTGTCGACCATGGAGGTCCCGAGCTACGAGCGGAGCTTCACCGAGACGCTGACGCCCAGGAACCCGTTGGGCGCCAAGGGCATCGGCGAGTCGGGGAGCATCGGTTCGACCGCAGCCGTGCAGAGCGCGGTGATCGACGCGCTGTCGCCGTGGGGGATCCGCCACCTGGACATGCCCATGACCCCCGAGAAGGTCTGGTCGGCCATCAGCACCGCCTGA
- a CDS encoding acyl-CoA dehydrogenase family protein: MTTDQALADEIVGTIRQWVERDVIPNASEFEHTDTFPQAMFDQMCEFGLFGSTIAEEYGGLGLDITTYTRIIEELSRGFMSLAGILNTHKIGATMIGRFGTEEQKQRFLPRMCDGSFRAAFSLSEPDAGSDTGALRCRAERDGDEWVVNGTKMWVTNGIRSSLVMLMVRTPDDRITCLLVEKEPGESFEGISVSKKIDKLGYRGLETVEMSYVDHRVPHGNVLGGDEGIGHGRRYALSALELGRINVASRSVGVAQAAFEAAMRYAQQRETFGRPIFEHQAIQFKLAEMATKLQAARLMTYDAARRADAGERVDMEAGMAKLFASEAAFEIATDALRIHGGYGYTTELPVERYFRDTPLMIIGEGTSEIQKLVIARKLLERYPAE, from the coding sequence ATGACTACCGACCAGGCCCTGGCTGACGAGATCGTCGGCACCATCCGCCAGTGGGTCGAGCGCGACGTCATCCCGAACGCCTCCGAGTTCGAGCACACCGACACGTTCCCGCAGGCCATGTTCGACCAGATGTGCGAGTTCGGCCTCTTCGGGTCGACCATCGCCGAGGAGTACGGCGGCCTGGGCCTCGACATCACCACCTACACGCGGATCATCGAGGAGTTGTCGCGCGGCTTCATGTCCCTGGCCGGAATCCTCAACACCCACAAGATCGGCGCCACGATGATCGGCAGGTTCGGCACCGAGGAGCAGAAGCAGCGCTTCCTGCCCCGCATGTGCGACGGGTCCTTCAGGGCCGCCTTCTCCCTGTCGGAGCCCGACGCCGGCAGCGACACCGGTGCGCTGCGCTGCCGGGCCGAGCGGGACGGCGACGAGTGGGTCGTGAACGGCACGAAGATGTGGGTCACCAACGGCATCCGGTCCTCGCTGGTCATGCTCATGGTCCGGACCCCGGACGACCGGATCACCTGCCTGCTCGTCGAGAAGGAACCCGGGGAGTCCTTCGAGGGGATCTCGGTCTCGAAGAAGATCGACAAGCTCGGGTACAGGGGCCTCGAGACGGTCGAGATGTCCTACGTCGACCACAGGGTCCCGCACGGCAACGTGCTGGGTGGCGACGAGGGCATCGGCCATGGTCGCCGGTACGCCCTGAGCGCGCTCGAACTGGGGCGGATCAACGTGGCGTCCCGGTCCGTCGGCGTGGCCCAGGCCGCGTTCGAGGCGGCCATGCGCTACGCCCAACAGCGCGAGACGTTCGGACGGCCGATCTTCGAGCACCAGGCAATCCAGTTCAAGCTGGCCGAGATGGCCACGAAGCTGCAGGCGGCCCGGCTCATGACCTACGACGCGGCCAGGCGGGCCGACGCCGGCGAACGGGTCGACATGGAGGCCGGCATGGCCAAGCTGTTCGCCTCGGAGGCGGCGTTCGAGATCGCCACCGATGCCCTGCGGATCCACGGTGGCTACGGCTACACCACCGAGCTCCCCGTGGAGCGCTACTTTCGCGACACCCCGCTGATGATCATCGGCGAGGGTACGAGCGAAATCCAGAAGCTGGTGATCGCCCGGAAGCTGCTCGAGCGGTATCCCGCCGAGTGA